A single Methylobacterium sp. 17Sr1-1 DNA region contains:
- a CDS encoding fumarate hydratase — MATIREDDLVASIADALQFISYYHPADYIQNLAEAWRREESPAARDAMAQILVNSRMAAFGRRPICQDTGTAQIFMKVGLNARIVSNRSLQEIVDEGVRRAWREERNPLRASVVSEPLFGRRNTGDNAPAMLHVEMVAGETVEVHVAAKGGGSENKAKFAALNPSDSVADWVVRTVETLGAGWCPPGMLGIGVGGSPEKAMTLAKLSLLDPIDLPQIRARGPSSKEEELRLEIFERVNALGIGAQGLGGLTTVLDVKLKTFPVHAASLPVGLIPQCAADRHAHFTLDGSGPAVFSPPSLDLWPQDISVATAAGRRVDLDRLTREEVATWRAGETLLLSGRLLTGRDAAHLRLTRMLEAGEPLPVDLRDRAIYYVGPVDAVGDEAVGPAGPTTATRMDKFLEPILSQTGLLVMVGKAERGPAAVETIARHGAAYLIAVGGAAYLVSKAIKAARVLAFADLGMEAIHEFVVEDMPVTVAVDAAGTSVHRDGPARWRRPVREMAPA, encoded by the coding sequence ATGGCCACCATTCGCGAAGACGACCTGGTCGCCTCCATCGCCGACGCCCTGCAGTTCATCTCGTACTACCACCCGGCGGACTACATCCAGAACCTCGCCGAGGCCTGGCGGCGCGAGGAGAGCCCGGCGGCGCGGGACGCGATGGCGCAGATCCTGGTCAATTCGCGCATGGCCGCCTTCGGGCGCCGGCCGATCTGCCAGGATACCGGCACCGCGCAGATCTTCATGAAGGTCGGGCTGAACGCCCGCATCGTCTCGAACCGCTCGCTGCAGGAGATCGTCGACGAAGGCGTGCGCCGGGCCTGGCGCGAGGAGCGCAACCCGCTGCGCGCCTCGGTCGTGTCCGAGCCGCTGTTCGGCCGCCGCAACACCGGCGACAATGCGCCCGCCATGCTCCACGTCGAGATGGTGGCGGGCGAGACGGTCGAGGTCCACGTCGCGGCCAAGGGCGGCGGCTCGGAGAACAAGGCGAAGTTCGCCGCCCTCAATCCGAGCGACTCGGTCGCCGATTGGGTGGTGCGCACCGTCGAGACGCTCGGCGCCGGTTGGTGCCCGCCCGGCATGCTCGGCATCGGCGTCGGCGGCTCGCCCGAGAAGGCGATGACGCTGGCCAAGCTCTCGCTCCTCGATCCGATCGACCTGCCGCAGATCCGCGCCCGGGGCCCGTCCTCGAAGGAGGAGGAACTGCGCCTCGAGATCTTCGAGCGCGTCAACGCGCTCGGCATCGGCGCGCAGGGGCTCGGCGGCCTCACCACGGTGCTCGACGTGAAGCTGAAGACCTTCCCGGTCCACGCCGCCTCGTTGCCCGTCGGCCTGATTCCGCAATGCGCCGCCGACCGGCACGCCCACTTCACCCTCGACGGCAGCGGCCCGGCGGTCTTCTCCCCGCCCTCCCTCGATCTCTGGCCGCAGGACATCAGCGTCGCGACGGCCGCCGGGCGGCGGGTCGATCTCGACCGGCTGACCCGCGAGGAGGTGGCGACCTGGCGCGCCGGCGAGACCCTGCTGCTGTCGGGCCGGCTGCTCACCGGGCGTGACGCGGCGCATCTGCGCCTGACCCGGATGCTGGAGGCGGGCGAGCCGCTGCCGGTCGATCTGCGCGACCGGGCGATCTACTATGTCGGGCCGGTCGACGCCGTCGGCGACGAGGCGGTGGGGCCCGCGGGGCCCACCACCGCGACCCGGATGGACAAGTTCCTGGAGCCGATCCTGTCGCAGACCGGCCTCCTTGTCATGGTCGGCAAGGCCGAGCGGGGCCCGGCGGCGGTCGAGACCATCGCCCGCCACGGCGCCGCCTACCTGATCGCGGTGGGCGGTGCGGCCTATCTCGTGTCGAAGGCGATCAAGGCGGCGCGGGTGCTCGCCTTCGCCGATCTCGGCATGGAGGCGATCCACGAATTCGTCGTCGAGGACATGCCGGTGACGGTCGCGGTCGACGCCGCCGGAACGTCGGTGCACCGCGACGGGCCGGCGAGATGGCGCCGGCCGGTGCGGGAGATGGCGCCGGCGTAA
- the argE gene encoding acetylornithine deacetylase, which yields MTDAAALLSDLVAFPSVCRTPNGAIVEWVRDTLARHGVEARVLPGPEGDRANLFATIGPRDVPGIILSGHLDVVPAGEGWSGDPFALRSIGDRLVGRGAVDMKGFVACLLALVPEMVRAPLTRPIHLALSYDEEVGCVGVRHMIARLPELCARPAACLVGEPSEMRPVLRHKGKVAGRLTVRGRAGHSSRPDLADNAVHLAADIVGLVRSLHEGFSRQGPFHPLFEPAASTLQVGIIAGGTGVNVVPDTCRVEWEARAVPGTDPMTIHDALQAGIETLVAPLRAAGRTIAVESEVLSLYPALDLPDEAPLRGLAEAWSGREALGAVSYGTEAGLFQAAGIPSIICGPGRIAEAHRPDESIGRADLEECCTMLRRIIVHHSRK from the coding sequence ATGACCGACGCCGCCGCCCTCCTCTCCGACCTCGTCGCGTTCCCCTCCGTCTGCCGCACGCCGAACGGCGCGATCGTGGAGTGGGTGCGCGACACCCTCGCCCGCCACGGCGTCGAGGCTCGTGTCCTGCCGGGGCCGGAGGGCGACCGCGCCAACCTGTTCGCCACGATCGGCCCGCGCGACGTGCCGGGCATCATCCTGTCGGGCCATCTCGACGTGGTGCCGGCCGGCGAGGGCTGGAGCGGCGACCCCTTCGCCCTGCGGTCGATCGGGGACCGCCTGGTCGGGCGCGGCGCCGTCGACATGAAGGGCTTCGTCGCCTGCCTGCTGGCGCTCGTGCCCGAGATGGTGCGGGCACCTCTCACCCGCCCGATCCACCTCGCCCTGTCCTACGACGAGGAGGTCGGCTGCGTCGGCGTACGCCACATGATCGCACGGTTGCCCGAACTCTGCGCGCGGCCTGCGGCCTGCCTAGTCGGCGAGCCTTCCGAGATGCGCCCGGTCCTGCGCCACAAGGGCAAGGTGGCGGGGCGCCTCACGGTGCGCGGCCGGGCCGGCCATTCCTCGCGGCCGGACCTTGCCGACAACGCGGTGCACCTCGCCGCCGACATCGTCGGGCTGGTGCGCAGCCTGCACGAGGGGTTCTCCCGGCAGGGGCCGTTCCACCCGTTGTTCGAGCCGGCCGCCTCGACGCTCCAGGTCGGGATCATCGCCGGCGGCACCGGGGTCAACGTCGTGCCCGACACCTGCCGGGTCGAGTGGGAGGCCCGCGCGGTGCCCGGCACCGACCCGATGACGATCCACGACGCGCTCCAGGCCGGCATCGAGACCCTCGTGGCGCCGCTCCGCGCGGCCGGGCGCACGATCGCGGTCGAGAGCGAGGTGCTGTCGCTCTACCCCGCCCTCGACCTGCCCGACGAGGCCCCCTTGCGCGGGCTCGCCGAGGCCTGGTCCGGCCGGGAGGCCCTGGGGGCGGTGAGCTACGGCACCGAGGCGGGCCTGTTCCAGGCCGCCGGCATCCCGTCGATCATCTGCGGGCCCGGCCGCATCGCCGAGGCGCACCGGCCCGACGAGTCGATCGGGCGCGCCGATCTGGAGGAATGCTGCACGATGCTGCGCCGCATCATCGTGCATCACAGTCGAAAGTAG
- a CDS encoding chloramphenicol acetyltransferase, which produces MAGQLGLDPAIDPTARVRECRLGRYTEIGPRTQLTETVLDDYSYIGNDGEVIYTTIGKFCSIAAMVRINPGNHPMERASQSHFTYRAASYWPEEANEPAFFERRRASPVTIGHDVWIGHGVVVLPGRRIGTGAVVGAGAIVTRDVAPYTIVVGNPARPVRRRFDEATAERLLALAWWDWDHDRLRDALPDFRQLTIESFLDKYAG; this is translated from the coding sequence ATGGCCGGACAGCTCGGGCTAGACCCCGCCATCGACCCGACCGCCCGGGTGCGGGAATGCCGCCTCGGCCGCTACACCGAGATCGGCCCGCGCACGCAGCTCACCGAGACCGTGCTCGACGATTATTCCTACATCGGCAACGACGGCGAGGTGATCTACACCACGATCGGCAAGTTCTGCTCGATCGCCGCGATGGTGCGGATCAACCCGGGCAACCACCCGATGGAGCGGGCCTCGCAGAGCCACTTCACCTACCGCGCCGCCTCGTACTGGCCGGAGGAAGCGAACGAGCCCGCCTTCTTCGAGCGTCGCCGGGCGAGCCCGGTGACGATCGGCCACGACGTCTGGATCGGCCACGGGGTCGTGGTGCTGCCCGGGCGCCGCATCGGCACCGGCGCGGTGGTCGGGGCGGGCGCGATCGTCACCCGGGACGTCGCGCCCTACACCATCGTGGTCGGCAATCCGGCCCGCCCCGTGCGGCGGCGCTTCGACGAGGCCACCGCCGAGCGCCTGCTCGCCCTCGCCTGGTGGGACTGGGACCACGACCGGTTGCGCGACGCCCTTCCGGACTTTCGCCAGCTCACGATCGAATCCTTCCTTGATAAGTATGCCGGCTAA
- a CDS encoding CaiB/BaiF CoA-transferase family protein, with product MAAGRGAVGNGVLPLKGLTVVALEQAVAAPYCSSRLADAGARVIKIERPEGDFARGYDATVNGLASYFVWLNRGKESLVADIKDPGDAKLLHAVLAGADVFIQNLAPGAAARAGFGSDDLRARYPRLITVDVTGYGSGHAYSDMKAYDLLVQAESGLAEITGHPAGPGRVGVSVCDIACGMAAHSAVLEALIARGITGEGAKLEVSLFDGMADWMNVPLLYFEGTGRAPQRVGLAHPSICPYGAFPTRDGALVLISIQNEREWRKFCAGFLRQPDLPARAGFESNNARVANRPEVDAVVAQVFSDLSRDEAAARLREAGTAFGFVNGLADLVSHPALRRVTVETHAGPASIVAPPALRNGQAPVLGRVPGIGEHSEAIRREFAV from the coding sequence ATGGCAGCGGGGCGCGGGGCAGTGGGGAATGGGGTCCTGCCCCTCAAGGGCCTGACCGTGGTGGCACTCGAGCAGGCGGTGGCAGCCCCCTACTGTTCCTCGCGCCTCGCCGACGCGGGCGCCCGCGTCATCAAGATCGAGCGGCCGGAGGGCGACTTCGCCCGCGGCTACGATGCCACGGTGAACGGCCTGGCGAGCTACTTCGTCTGGCTCAACCGCGGCAAGGAGAGCCTGGTCGCCGACATCAAGGACCCGGGCGACGCGAAACTCCTGCACGCCGTCCTCGCCGGGGCCGACGTGTTCATCCAGAACCTGGCGCCGGGTGCGGCCGCCCGCGCCGGGTTCGGCTCGGACGACTTGCGGGCACGCTATCCGCGGCTCATCACCGTGGACGTCACCGGCTACGGCTCCGGCCATGCCTACTCGGACATGAAGGCCTACGATCTCCTGGTCCAGGCCGAGAGCGGGCTGGCCGAGATCACCGGCCACCCGGCCGGTCCCGGCCGGGTCGGGGTGTCGGTCTGCGACATCGCCTGCGGCATGGCGGCCCATTCCGCCGTGCTGGAGGCGCTGATCGCCCGGGGCATCACCGGGGAGGGCGCCAAGCTCGAGGTCAGCCTGTTCGACGGCATGGCCGACTGGATGAACGTGCCGCTGCTCTACTTCGAGGGCACCGGCCGGGCGCCGCAGCGGGTCGGCCTCGCCCACCCGTCGATCTGCCCCTACGGCGCCTTCCCGACCCGGGACGGGGCCCTGGTGCTGATCTCGATCCAGAACGAGCGCGAGTGGCGCAAGTTCTGCGCCGGGTTCCTGCGCCAGCCCGACCTGCCGGCGCGCGCGGGCTTCGAGAGCAACAACGCCCGGGTGGCGAACCGCCCCGAGGTCGACGCCGTGGTGGCGCAGGTCTTCTCGGACCTCAGCCGCGACGAGGCGGCGGCGCGGCTGCGCGAGGCCGGCACGGCCTTCGGCTTCGTCAACGGACTCGCCGACCTCGTCTCGCATCCGGCGCTCAGGCGGGTGACCGTCGAGACCCATGCCGGCCCGGCCTCGATCGTCGCGCCGCCGGCGCTCCGCAACGGGCAGGCGCCGGTGCTGGGGCGCGTGCCGGGGATCGGCGAGCACAGCGAGGCGATCCGGCGGGAATTTGCAGTTTAG
- a CDS encoding DUF1045 domain-containing protein, with product MTGIPRYALYFTPKPGSDLARFGNAVLGTDNHTGAEIPRPDGMADLAGVTESPRRYGFHATLKAPMRLAPGVGEADLLEAATALAADHPPVPVGPLRVATLGAFTALIPQAAPPELGLFAAECVAAFEPFRAALTEAETARRHPERLSPRGRALLARWGYPHVFEEFRFHMTLTDALPEEARVPWRERLAAAYGAGENLTLDALSVLRQDGSGPFRVVQRIPFGG from the coding sequence GTGACCGGCATCCCCCGCTACGCCCTCTACTTCACGCCGAAGCCCGGGTCGGACCTCGCCCGCTTCGGCAACGCCGTGCTGGGCACCGACAACCACACCGGCGCCGAGATCCCCCGCCCCGACGGGATGGCCGACCTCGCCGGCGTGACCGAATCCCCCCGCCGCTACGGCTTCCACGCCACCCTGAAGGCGCCGATGCGTCTCGCCCCCGGCGTGGGCGAAGCCGACCTCCTGGAGGCGGCGACCGCCCTGGCGGCGGATCACCCCCCGGTCCCGGTCGGTCCCTTGCGGGTCGCGACGCTCGGGGCCTTCACGGCGCTCATCCCGCAAGCCGCGCCGCCCGAGCTCGGCCTGTTCGCCGCCGAATGCGTCGCCGCCTTCGAGCCGTTCCGCGCAGCCCTCACCGAGGCCGAGACCGCGCGCCGGCATCCGGAGCGCCTGAGCCCCCGCGGCCGCGCGCTGCTGGCGCGGTGGGGCTACCCGCACGTCTTCGAGGAATTCCGCTTCCACATGACCCTGACCGACGCCCTGCCGGAGGAGGCCCGCGTCCCCTGGCGCGAGCGGCTGGCGGCAGCCTACGGCGCGGGCGAAAACCTCACCCTCGACGCCCTGTCGGTTCTGCGCCAGGACGGCTCGGGCCCGTTCCGGGTCGTGCAGCGCATTCCGTTCGGAGGTTGA
- a CDS encoding aldehyde dehydrogenase family protein produces the protein MNAHQHFIGGTWTGSEATLPVVNPSHGQEMARIARGGAKEIDDAVKAGHAAMDGEWGRLDAASRGRLLLKLAELIRRDAEILAKMESEDVGKPLTLARNDAQVCARYFEYYGGAADKVHGDTIPFQNGFTVMTVYEPHGVVGVIVPWNYPLQMTGRSVAPALAMGNAVVLKPAEDTSLSALHLAKLAAEAGFPAGSLNVVTGLGEEAGAALASHKGIHHISFTGSREVGTLIQTAAAKNTIPVTLELGGKSPQVVFADADLSEAGNVIVKAITQNAGQTCSAGSRVVIEDTIYDSFVADLAKRFKDLRVGSGEQDLDLGPVVNAKQCERVQSYIDLARRDGLTILAEGELGTNVPGDGYYVRPTLIGDVPPDHRLAQEEIFGPVLVAIRVRDEAEALKVANGTEYGLAAGIWTSDLGRALRLSKGIKSGQVFVNNYGAGGGVELPFGGVKGSGHGREKGFEALYGFGSMKMIAIKHGV, from the coding sequence ATGAACGCCCACCAGCATTTCATCGGCGGCACCTGGACCGGCAGCGAGGCGACCCTGCCGGTCGTGAACCCGTCGCACGGCCAGGAGATGGCCCGCATCGCCCGCGGCGGCGCCAAGGAGATCGACGACGCCGTCAAGGCCGGCCACGCCGCCATGGACGGCGAGTGGGGCCGCCTCGATGCCGCCTCCCGCGGCCGGCTGCTGCTGAAGCTCGCCGAGCTGATCCGCCGCGACGCCGAGATCCTCGCCAAGATGGAGAGCGAGGACGTCGGCAAGCCGCTGACGCTCGCCCGCAACGACGCCCAGGTCTGCGCCCGCTACTTCGAGTATTACGGCGGCGCCGCCGACAAGGTGCACGGCGACACAATCCCGTTCCAGAACGGCTTCACCGTCATGACCGTCTACGAGCCGCACGGCGTCGTCGGCGTGATCGTGCCGTGGAACTATCCGCTCCAGATGACCGGCCGCTCGGTCGCCCCGGCGCTCGCCATGGGCAACGCGGTCGTGCTCAAGCCCGCCGAGGACACCTCGCTCTCGGCGCTCCACCTCGCCAAGCTCGCGGCGGAAGCCGGGTTCCCGGCCGGCAGCCTCAACGTGGTGACCGGCCTCGGCGAGGAGGCGGGCGCGGCGCTCGCCTCCCACAAGGGCATCCACCACATCAGCTTCACCGGCTCGCGCGAGGTCGGCACGCTGATCCAGACCGCGGCGGCCAAGAACACGATTCCGGTCACGCTCGAGCTCGGCGGCAAGTCGCCCCAGGTCGTCTTCGCCGATGCCGACCTGTCCGAGGCCGGCAACGTCATCGTCAAGGCGATCACCCAGAATGCCGGCCAGACCTGCTCGGCCGGCTCCCGCGTCGTGATCGAGGACACGATCTACGACAGCTTCGTCGCCGATCTCGCCAAGCGCTTCAAGGACCTGCGCGTCGGCTCGGGCGAGCAGGACCTCGACCTCGGCCCGGTCGTCAACGCCAAGCAATGCGAGCGGGTGCAGAGCTACATCGATCTCGCCCGCCGCGACGGCCTGACCATCCTGGCCGAGGGCGAGCTCGGCACCAACGTCCCGGGGGACGGCTACTACGTCCGTCCGACCCTGATCGGCGACGTGCCGCCGGACCACCGCCTCGCCCAGGAGGAGATTTTCGGTCCCGTCCTGGTGGCGATCCGGGTGCGCGACGAGGCCGAGGCGCTGAAGGTGGCGAACGGCACCGAATATGGCTTGGCCGCCGGCATCTGGACCTCGGACCTCGGCCGGGCGCTTCGGCTGTCGAAGGGCATCAAGTCGGGCCAGGTCTTCGTCAACAATTACGGCGCGGGCGGCGGCGTCGAGCTGCCCTTCGGCGGCGTGAAGGGTTCGGGCCACGGCCGCGAGAAGGGCTTCGAGGCGCTCTACGGCTTCGGCTCGATGAAGATGATCGCGATCAAGCACGGAGTCTGA
- a CDS encoding aspartate aminotransferase family protein: MRPNSLIELDRDHLIHPVISWKGHEARGATVLQSAQGAYLTDAEGHTLLDGFSGLWCVNVGYGHESIVEAAAEQMRRLPYATGYFHFSSEPAIRLAARLAELAPGDLNHVYFTLGGSDAVDSAVRFIRYYYNVTGRPAKKHMIALERGYHGSSTIGAGLTAIPAFHDGFDAPTQLQHHIPSPYPYRNPAGDGDEAVIAASVAALKAKVEELGADTVAAFFAEPIQGSGGVIVPPDGWLKAMREAARELDILFVADEVITGFGRTGPLFGVEHDGVVPDLMTTAKGLTSGYSPMGAVLMSDRIYRAIADHAPAGKPIGHGFTYSAHPVSAAVGLEVLRLYTEGGVLENGRRAGARFTAGLQRLADHPLVGDVRVRGLLAGVELVTDKAKRTKPSAELGISGHLARFGYKNGVIFRAFADDIVGFAPPLCCTDADIDTLLARFEQTLNDVLDVADVRAALA; encoded by the coding sequence ATGCGCCCCAATTCCCTGATCGAGCTCGACCGCGACCACCTCATCCACCCGGTGATCTCGTGGAAGGGCCACGAGGCGCGTGGCGCCACGGTGCTGCAATCGGCGCAAGGCGCATATCTCACCGACGCGGAAGGCCACACCCTGCTCGACGGGTTCTCGGGCCTGTGGTGCGTCAATGTCGGCTACGGCCACGAGTCGATCGTGGAAGCGGCGGCCGAGCAGATGCGGCGGCTGCCCTACGCCACCGGCTACTTCCACTTCTCGAGCGAGCCGGCGATCCGGCTCGCCGCCCGCCTCGCCGAGCTGGCGCCGGGCGACCTCAACCACGTCTACTTCACGCTGGGCGGCTCGGACGCGGTCGATTCGGCGGTGCGGTTCATCCGCTACTACTACAACGTCACCGGCCGGCCGGCGAAGAAGCACATGATCGCCCTGGAGCGGGGTTACCACGGCTCCTCGACCATCGGCGCCGGGCTCACGGCGATCCCGGCCTTCCACGACGGCTTCGACGCGCCGACGCAGCTCCAGCACCACATCCCCTCGCCCTATCCCTACCGCAACCCGGCCGGCGACGGCGACGAGGCGGTGATCGCCGCCTCGGTGGCGGCGCTGAAGGCCAAGGTCGAGGAGCTGGGCGCGGATACCGTCGCGGCCTTCTTCGCCGAGCCGATCCAGGGCTCGGGCGGCGTGATCGTGCCGCCGGACGGCTGGCTGAAGGCGATGCGCGAGGCGGCGCGCGAGCTCGACATCCTGTTCGTCGCCGACGAGGTCATCACCGGCTTCGGCCGCACCGGCCCGCTCTTCGGCGTCGAGCACGACGGCGTGGTGCCGGACCTGATGACCACCGCCAAGGGCCTCACCTCGGGCTACAGCCCGATGGGCGCGGTGCTGATGTCCGACCGGATCTACCGCGCCATCGCGGATCATGCCCCGGCGGGCAAGCCGATCGGCCACGGCTTCACCTACTCGGCGCATCCGGTCAGCGCCGCGGTCGGCCTCGAGGTTCTGCGGCTCTACACCGAGGGCGGCGTTTTGGAGAACGGCCGCCGGGCCGGGGCGCGCTTCACCGCGGGCCTCCAGCGCCTCGCCGACCATCCCCTCGTCGGCGACGTGCGGGTGCGGGGCCTGCTGGCCGGCGTCGAGCTCGTCACCGACAAGGCGAAGCGCACGAAGCCCTCGGCCGAGCTCGGCATCTCCGGCCACCTTGCCCGCTTCGGCTACAAGAACGGCGTGATCTTCCGCGCCTTCGCCGACGACATCGTCGGCTTCGCACCGCCGCTCTGCTGCACCGACGCGGACATCGACACCCTGCTCGCCCGCTTCGAGCAGACGCTGAACGACGTCCTCGACGTCGCCGACGTGCGCGCCGCTTTGGCGTGA
- a CDS encoding tartrate dehydrogenase translates to MTGKTRPCKNRHYRIAVIPGDGIGKEVVPEGVRVLEAAAEKFGFRLDLQHHAFGSCDYYAAHGTMLPANWKEILTPTDAIFFGAVGWPATVPDHVSLWGSLLQFRREFDQYVNLRPVRLMPGVPCPLAGRAPGDIDFYVVRENTEGEYSSVGGTMYPGTEREIVIQETVMSRHGVDRILKFAFDLAQSRPKKHLTSATKSNGIAITMPYWDQRVEAMGERYPDVRRDKYHIDILTAHFVLNPDRFDVVVGSNLFGDILSDLGPACTGTIGIAPSANINPEGRFPSLFEPVHGSAPDIAGQGIANPVGQIWTAAMMLEHLGEVEAAGAVVAAIETALREPASRTRDLKGTATTREAGEAVLRAFVAG, encoded by the coding sequence ATGACCGGCAAGACTCGGCCCTGCAAGAACCGCCACTACCGCATCGCGGTGATCCCCGGCGACGGCATCGGCAAGGAGGTGGTGCCGGAAGGCGTCCGCGTCCTCGAGGCCGCCGCGGAGAAGTTCGGCTTCCGCCTCGACCTGCAGCACCACGCCTTCGGCTCCTGCGACTACTACGCCGCGCACGGCACGATGCTGCCGGCGAACTGGAAGGAGATCCTCACCCCCACCGACGCGATCTTCTTCGGCGCCGTCGGCTGGCCGGCCACCGTGCCGGACCACGTCTCGCTCTGGGGCTCGCTGCTGCAGTTCCGGCGCGAGTTCGACCAGTACGTCAACCTGCGTCCCGTCCGGCTGATGCCGGGCGTGCCCTGCCCGCTCGCCGGCCGCGCGCCCGGCGACATCGACTTCTACGTCGTGCGCGAGAACACCGAGGGCGAGTATTCCTCCGTCGGCGGCACGATGTATCCGGGCACCGAGCGGGAGATCGTGATCCAGGAAACGGTGATGAGCCGCCACGGCGTCGACCGGATCCTGAAATTCGCCTTCGACCTCGCGCAGTCGCGCCCGAAGAAGCACCTGACCTCGGCCACCAAGTCGAACGGCATCGCCATCACGATGCCGTACTGGGACCAGCGCGTCGAGGCGATGGGCGAGCGCTATCCCGATGTCCGGCGCGACAAGTACCACATCGACATCCTGACGGCGCACTTCGTGCTCAATCCCGACCGGTTCGACGTGGTGGTGGGCTCGAACCTGTTCGGCGACATCCTGTCGGATCTGGGTCCCGCCTGCACCGGCACGATCGGCATCGCGCCCTCGGCCAACATCAACCCGGAGGGGCGCTTCCCCTCGCTGTTCGAGCCCGTCCACGGCTCGGCGCCGGACATCGCGGGCCAGGGCATCGCCAATCCGGTCGGCCAGATCTGGACCGCCGCGATGATGCTGGAGCATCTCGGCGAGGTCGAGGCGGCGGGTGCCGTCGTGGCGGCGATCGAGACGGCGCTCCGCGAGCCGGCGTCCCGCACCCGCGACCTCAAGGGTACGGCGACGACCCGCGAGGCGGGCGAGGCGGTGCTGCGGGCGTTCGTGGCGGGGTGA